From Deltaproteobacteria bacterium, the proteins below share one genomic window:
- a CDS encoding MBL fold metallo-hydrolase, with amino-acid sequence MTQGGFYLKQIEVGPMENFAYLLGDLATHQVILVDPAWEVDRLIKAAEAEDLEIVGALISHHHRDHTNGIEDLLNYKNCPIYIHKQDQQFVPIPKSNIHSTQDGESIKVGQFNIQFIHTPGHTPGSQCFLVNDHLVTGDTLFIDGCGRCDLPGGDPEAMYYTLTQKILLLPEATQIMPGHNYAALPHSSLKEQKLSNPYLRLAAESLNDFTKFRMRPR; translated from the coding sequence ATGACGCAAGGCGGCTTTTATTTGAAACAAATCGAGGTTGGCCCCATGGAGAATTTTGCCTATCTTCTGGGGGATTTAGCCACCCACCAGGTGATCTTGGTGGACCCTGCCTGGGAGGTTGATCGTTTAATTAAGGCGGCTGAAGCTGAAGATTTAGAGATTGTAGGCGCCTTGATTAGCCACCACCACCGTGACCATACCAATGGCATTGAAGATTTATTAAACTATAAAAATTGCCCGATTTATATCCATAAACAAGATCAACAATTTGTCCCCATCCCTAAAAGTAATATTCATTCAACTCAAGATGGTGAATCGATTAAAGTGGGGCAGTTTAATATTCAATTCATTCATACCCCTGGCCACACCCCTGGTTCGCAATGTTTTTTGGTTAATGATCACTTGGTAACGGGAGATACTTTGTTTATCGATGGTTGTGGGCGATGTGATTTGCCAGGTGGCGACCCCGAAGCCATGTATTACACGCTGACACAAAAGATTTTATTGTTGCCCGAAGCAACTCAAATCATGCCAGGCCACAACTACGCGGCCCTTCCCCACAGTAGTTTGAAAGAACAAAAGTTATCCAACCCTTATTTAAGATTAGCCGCTGAATCGCTCAACGATTTTACAAAATTCAGAATGCGGCCAAGGTAA